From the Lathyrus oleraceus cultivar Zhongwan6 chromosome 4, CAAS_Psat_ZW6_1.0, whole genome shotgun sequence genome, one window contains:
- the LOC127135254 gene encoding protein IQ-DOMAIN 6 has protein sequence MSAGPNSKSATPLKHHHNRDNKSLGNGLLERWMANKPWESPMSNRKSEELVPIFQTKWNGMTTRISSFKICQQTPSSSTVSSKYMNDDSVISSSCTSGSPSIMPFSNTTIMVEAREEKDVPSYMSLTESTKAKLNVSEWV, from the coding sequence ATGAGTGCTGGTCCGAACTCAAAATCAGCTACTCCTCTCAAGCATCATCACAATCGCGATAACAAGAGCTTAGGAAATGGTTTGTTAGAACGCTGGATGGCGAACAAGCCGTGGGAGAGTCCAATGTCAAATAGGAAGAGTGAAGAGCTTGTTCCTATTTTTCAAACAAAATGGAATGGCATGACAACTAGGATTTCATCTTTTAAAATCTGTCAGCAAACTCCATCCTCTTCCACCGTAAGCTCCAAATACATGAATGACGATAGCGTGATATCATCTTCATGTACATCTGGATCTCCATCTATTATGCCATTCAGCAATACTACTATTATGGTGGAAGCAAGAGAGGAAAAAGATGTACCAAGCTACATGAGTCTGACAGAATCAACTAAGGCTAAACTCAACGTTTCTGAATGGGTATAA